The sequence ttgaaaaaactgtgttgatAACATACAGCTCCATCTTAAACGAGCTCGTTGGCGGTGACGTCAGTATCTCTGTCAAGTCGAACAGGCGTCCACTGTGGGCTTCAAACCCTACACGCACAAACAGGACGATTGGACGGGAGACAGGACCTGTATTTACTTGACAACGCCATGCATTCAGAACTCGTCAAGGTTACAAGTCATTGTATTTTACATTGCCGTGAATCAAAATTTACCTTACCAGTATAAATTCGAAAAACGTCCGTCAGAATAACTTTATTGCAtataacttgaaacaaaattgGCATATAAAATGATAAATACCACTAAACAAGAGGTACATGAATCGATGAAAATGCCATTTCGTTATAAATAGctatgtgttgttgttttttcaaaatttcatttcttaatGTACGCAGTAAAGGATTTGCAAACAATCTTCCTACATTTTACCTCTCACGGAGAGAAGTAATTTGTTTGATTACCCAATACACAGCTCTCATACAAAACAGTTAAGATTCTATCCCAATGGTGCGATCACCGCGCAGTATAAAGCAATTGGAGAGCTCTGTCGAAAGATCCTATGCCATACCGTAAGTATCGAGAAGCCATAAGCAAACAATCAGAATCAGCAGACGCGATAGTAACTTCATTGTGGCACGGACAAATAGGATGGCGCCCTCTATGTAAACAGCAACACCTTCCACAGCACTGATTGTATTCAAATGAGGAACAGCGCCATAAAAGTCAACTTAGCACGATAGACATAAACAGAGCAAACACACACGCTATCAAATTTAGTGCTTCGAATCATTATAAATCAATTACAAACATAACGTGAGGGGtcgtaaaatacaaaatttatgttcCATAAATCTTGCTCATATCTATAATCTATATCCTGTCCATGAACCTGATATGAACCATAGTGACAtttaatattaaatcatacaaGTATGGCATAAAACGGTCGACCGGTCACGAGCAAAAGTTATCAATACATTCATATATCATACATTCATTGTCCTTAAAACTAAGCATTCAGGTAACTTAAGTGTTTCAGCAGGCAGAGGTCATAATAACTATAATTAGAAGAGCGATATAGGCTATGCATTGATCCATACTGCGTAATACATGAGCCATgattaccattttaaaattaaataatgtTGACACAAGTGTTTTGGCTATAATCTCTCCCCATACCCTGTGACATGGGAGTTGCATGCGCGTCGCACAAGCGGAATCTTTGCGTGAGTGTTGTGCTGTATTCGGCACCAGTAGGGACAtcaattaaggtaatatgcgcctcgaaaatgaaagacttaaacgttgGCTCAAACcttcataaattcaaaatatccgcCATTCTTGTGTTAACTATGTGGAGGAaaattgattttcgaaaaactaagcgagtaaagtttttcttttcccaagagctttaaaatgagccctcacaaatggtagatcagaaaagcattgtagaaatttgagagtccaactaTCTGCCCCGCATTCTACATCAATATGAGTCCGAAATATTGCTACCAATATAAAGGGAAGGATTTAAGTACTAAAGTTCGCAACATAGATAGCGCTTGGCTTCTTTCCTCAGATAAATCTGAAGTTGTAACATTAAGTGTGTGATTGAAAAGTGGGATCTACACTATGGAGCCGTAAAATAATATCAGACCAATGTGATTTTTAAATtgtttaatcacttttttggtGGGGACATTTACAAAGTTACCATTAATAATGATCAATGATCATTGGATAATGATCAAGAACAATTGTTTCATTTAGTACTTTTCCACTGGATATATTTTGTCTTTATACTACATCCACGATTTATCTAAAAAACgcttttcatttttgctttatAGTTTAATTCATCAATTATAATAGtcttaagaaatttgaaatgaacaGAGGGACTTCTTTTGAGTCTTTATTCAAATTCACTGAATAgcaatttcataaaaatgagaACGAATGAATTATTGCCGTCGATTAACGCGTCCAATGTGCTTTGTCAGTGGTCAGCACCTCTTAGAAAATGCAATCAATTTGACCCCATGGTCCTGAAAAAAATAGAAGTCGAAGTGGTCTTATCATGTCGAGATTCCTGTATCAAGCTTATTATAACTGAAGAAACAGAAGCCTTAAAGTTGGAGTAATTGGATGCATGTGCAAAAATAATTCGAGGACTTCCATCACGATTTGTGCGAGATAAATTCAATTGCAATGGTTTAAGTCCTCGGTTTAAGTCACACGATCAGTATATGTacataaaattaaaaaaccacTAAGTATAGAGAAAATTACCGATAAATCATTTCGAAAAATAATGTCGTAGGACCATcaaaattattatcattataattattaatcgacactaaaattgctgaaatttaACTTTGCAGAATTAAGTACATATAAGGTTATAATAGGGACCTACCGTCAAAGTGGTTCATGCACAAAGCAGTGTGACGAGGTACAATCGGTGTACGACGTCAGTGATTTGCGGTATCGTGTGCAAAGGATAAAGTTTCGGCTACTACATAACCATACTTAAATCTCTACTGTGCTTATGCAAAGGAATTCGCGTTTTTACACGATTCAGCAACCCAGGCAGCACAAGCACTCTCAGTCGCTCATTTGTTATTCACCTGTGACTTTTGTGACTGCTTTCAAATTGGTTTACATTATTTGTTATCATTGTTGGTGAACTTAACATCCTAGTCAAAATAAATAGCTTGAATTAATAAGGTTTTTCGTCTTTCTTTCCCTTTTTGACGTTAATGTACTTACCGTGTCTTTTCTGTGCGTTTCTACACAGTGCTGCATATTTACCACTCGTTTTTAGCCTGCGCAGTGCTGCATTAAACCATCCGATAACAGGACTGTCCTTTCGCGTACCTAAACCTAATCCATCTAGGCAGTAGAGGACTTCCCCGATGGGTTCCAAACCGGCTGGCATACCCCCTATCATTTCTGCCTGGTTGTCATCAACCCCGTGTTTCGTCCACAGAAATACGAAGGCGGCATCAATCTACAGGAGATGAAGAAAGTCAAATAAACTATTGCGGtgtgttgtttttattgttcGATATAAGAAATGTGACATAATTTTGCCTTTAAGGCACCAGCGGTATAAAATCACAGGATAGTCAAAGATCGTAAGAAAATTTTATACCTCTGTCTTAAAATCATGTCACAGTAGAAACAGCCAGACATGTCAGTCTTCGGCCGACAGAGTTAAATTCAATAATAGGTACGGTGATTCTTTGATTGTCTACATTCATTTTTGTTCTAAGACACCATTTAACACCTCGAAAATATCACTAGGTTTATGACATTTGctcttttaaaataaaaaaaagttaaaatatttcattcaaaataaaatgaatttcaCTCAAGTCTTAAGTAAACATGTAATCTGTTCTCCATGCGATTAAAATTggattaattttcacaaaaactgagACCACAAGCGCAGGGTAATCTTTCTCGATAGCTTAAACTTTTAATCCGAATATGCCATAAGCCGGAAATGAATCAGAGAATGAGAATGTTCTAAAATCAGTCGCAGGTGAAGGTGATACATGACTCCAAACAGGAAAGTGTGAACCTTTTCTCATGCATTTCACACGTCAACTTTAAACTATTTTCCTTCATAATCAAGGATAAAAGGTAAGACTAGCGGTCAAATTGATGGAAAGAGATGCATATTACtctaaatttaccgatattagataTTCAAAATCCGCAATTCCCAGTGTTCACTCAAAGAGGGCAAAATTAATAgcaaattttcataaaacaagATGGCGAAATATTGATTTGTTCCaatgaacacgatttgaactaatttgggacaattggatggcgaagtaaggtcgttttaacctgcgaatgtaagctcatctgcttttcttttacagTTACATACCTGTTTTATGactattttgtaatattgcaacaataaggtatatggcacCTAAgacttttaagaaatttgaaaaatacgaacatcaaattatcccaaattagttccaatcgtgttact comes from Ptychodera flava strain L36383 chromosome 8, AS_Pfla_20210202, whole genome shotgun sequence and encodes:
- the LOC139138479 gene encoding L-arginine-binding protein-like; this encodes MAVTGGITHSVAFTDKWLHYTGPARFFVPVGNPDNFDPNDITGKRIGFIKGWDSNLHCLKHNDVTGSKSFLPDQVVPITSPSDLPYSLERKEIDAAFVFLWTKHGVDDNQAEMIGGMPAGLEPIGEVLYCLDGLGLGTRKDSPVIGWFNAALRRLKTSGKYAALCRNAQKRHGPWGQIDCIF